In Triticum urartu cultivar G1812 unplaced genomic scaffold, Tu2.1 TuUngrouped_contig_244, whole genome shotgun sequence, the sequence CGAAAGAAAAATTGTTGGCCGCCTTGAACTGCCTCTCCTTTCCGAGCACAAACACGGCCACCACCCGCGCCCAGTCGTCCGCCTTGAGCGAGGCCGGCTTGTCCCTCACCTCGAGGATGGTCTTGCGGTCCGGGAGGGAGACGGGCGGGATCCGGCGGAGGCGGGCGGCCTGGAGGAACTCGGTGTGCTTGAGGTCGTTGTGCTGGGCGAGGAAGATGGCGGCGGAGAGCGGGTAGGGGCGGCCGGACTGCTTGGAGGCGAAGGCGGTGGGGAGGTTGGCCGGGAAAGTGTAGTCGTCGCCGTTGAAGATGATCTTGTCCAGGTCGCCGCGGGCGGCGTAGTCCCGGAGCACGGCCAGGGGATCCATGGCCACGCCGTCGGAGCTCTGCTTTGGCTTGGCTTCTCGCTGGATCTGGCGGCTCTGGGGTTCTGCTCGCGTGCTTGGGTAGGCTCCAGAGAGCTGATTGCTTTTTTGGTTTTCATCTAAGGGTTCTTTTCAAATTACAGGGACTTGTTTGTAAATCTAGACAAATGCACCATCTAACGCCGTCTCAGCCGAGTCGTTATGCCACGTCGGCAAAATCTGGACCCACATGTCGTAAACATACTTAAAGCGCTCTAATCCGCTAATCGATGTTATTTGCAACAAGATTACACAAGATGCGGC encodes:
- the LOC125526961 gene encoding protein CDC73 homolog — encoded protein: MDPLAVLRDYAARGDLDKIIFNGDDYTFPANLPTAFASKQSGRPYPLSAAIFLAQHNDLKHTEFLQAARLRRIPPVSLPDRKTILEVRDKPASLKADDWARVVAVFVLGKERQFKAANNFSFEPDVVAWPRRQGGGVLGARPLRRRPRRWSMAAAYTVDLGNREE